A stretch of the Aegilops tauschii subsp. strangulata cultivar AL8/78 chromosome 4, Aet v6.0, whole genome shotgun sequence genome encodes the following:
- the LOC141021746 gene encoding uncharacterized protein, with amino-acid sequence MANWFPMALKDGVRSWLLHLPEGSISSWDELRERFLTNFQGTCDRTPAVNDLRRVKQQPGQTLHKYIQCFTNVRLKIPKVSGEAIISAFTNGVRDVKMKEDLAIHDDLCSASEMFNLANKCARAEEGRLSLLKLPEADPEDKKAKVKEAKCKGVMPQDRRSDTNL; translated from the coding sequence atggcgaactggttccccatggctctcaaggatggcgtgCGCTCCTGGCTCCTACACCTCCCGGAGGGATctatctcctcctgggatgagctCCGCGAGCGCTTCctcaccaacttccagggcacctgTGACCGCACCCCCGCAGTGAACGACTTGCGGCGCGTGAAGCAGCAGCCGGGCCAGACTCTGCACAAGTACATACAATGCTTCACAAAtgtccgcctcaagatcccgaAGGTGTCGggcgaggccatcatctcagcattCACCAATGGCGTCAGGGACGTCAAGATGAAAGAGGATCTTGCCATCCACGATGACTTGTGCTCGGCCTCGGAGATGTTCAACCTGGCGAACAAGTGTGCAAGGGCCGAAGAGGGCCGCCTCTCCCTTCTCAAGCTTCCGGAGGCCGACcctgaagacaagaaggccaaggttaAGGAGGCGAAGTGCAAGGGTGTGATGCCCCAAGACCGgcgctctgataccaacttgtag